From Cyprinus carpio isolate SPL01 chromosome A7, ASM1834038v1, whole genome shotgun sequence, a single genomic window includes:
- the LOC109093456 gene encoding dnaJ homolog subfamily B member 6 isoform X2, with translation MGDYYEILGVTKNTSHDDIKKAYRKKALKWHPDKNPNNKEQAEKMFKEISEAYEVLSDENKRRQYDKYGKEGLTRRGGHYNEDFMGGFTFRNPDDVFREFFGGRDPFADFFAEDPFEDFFGGGRHHRGVSRSRTTGSFFPGFSPFGSPFSGFDTGFTSFGPMGGGGLTSFSSSSFGGGGGGMGNFRSVSTSTKFINGKRITTKRIVENGQERVEVEEDGQLKSLTVNGKEQLLRLDNK, from the exons ATGGGGGATTATTACGAGATCCTGGGTGTGACGAAAAATACATCCCATGACGATATAAAGAAAGC gtaCAGAAAAAAAGCACTAAAGTGGCATCCAGACAAAAACCCAAACAACAAAGAACAAGCTGAAAAAATGTTCAAAGAGATCTCGGAGGCATATGAAGTCCTGTCAGATG AAAACAAACGGAGACAATATGATAAATATGGTAAAGAAGGCCTAACTCGTAGAG GAGGCCATTATAACGAGGATTTCATGGGTGGGTTCACATTCCGAAATCCCGATGATGTCTTCAGGGAATTCTTTGGAGGCCGAGATCCATTTGCAGATTTCTTTG cTGAAGACCCCTTTGAAGATTTCTTTGGTGGTGGGCGGCATCATAGGGGTGTGAGCAGGAGCAGAACGACGGGTTCATTCTTTCCTGGATTTTCTCCATTTGGTTCCCCCTTTTCTGGGTTTGATACAG GTTTCACCTCGTTTGGCCCAATGGGTGGGGGTGGCTTGACCTCATTTTCCTCCTCCTcatttggtggtggtggtggaggaaTGGGTAACTTCCGCTCTGTCTCTACATCCACCAAATTCATCAATGGAAAGAGGATCACCACCAAACG TATTGTAGAGAATGGTCAAGAGAGAGTGGAGGTAGAGGAGGACGGTCAGCTCAAATCTCTCACAGTCAATGGTAAGGAGCAACTTCTCCGACTGGACAACAAGTGA